From a single Flavobacterium sp. genomic region:
- a CDS encoding DUF6691 family protein produces the protein MKLARFFLTGIFFGIVLTKAEAVSWYRIYEMFHFQSFHMFGIIGMALFTGVIGLQIIKRYKIKDYKGFPIHVIDKERGFWRYIIGGTLFGLGWALVGSCPGPIFILLGTGSYAIAVVLIGALLGTYIYGLLKDKLPH, from the coding sequence ATGAAATTAGCTAGATTTTTTTTAACTGGAATTTTTTTCGGAATAGTTTTAACTAAAGCAGAGGCTGTTTCTTGGTATCGTATCTATGAAATGTTTCACTTTCAATCGTTTCATATGTTTGGAATTATTGGAATGGCTTTATTTACTGGTGTTATTGGACTTCAAATTATTAAACGATATAAGATTAAAGATTACAAAGGGTTTCCAATTCATGTGATTGATAAGGAACGTGGTTTTTGGCGTTACATTATTGGAGGTACTTTGTTTGGCTTAGGTTGGGCATTAGTAGGAAGTTGTCCAGGGCCTATTTTTATTTTGTTAGGAACCGGAAGTTATGCAATTGCCGTAGTGTTAATTGGTGCTTTACTAGGGACTTATATTTACGGCTTGCTAAAAGACAAATTGCCTCATTAA
- a CDS encoding 2-dehydro-3-deoxyphosphooctonate aldolase — protein sequence MKYLLAIVSAFLLVSCVSTNSTLKNVDNTALRPMVKDKAYIITEYATDSKYAYDQDYPINIGNIRENQEDINIAYYFNGIEGSNGEKISFKKVDTCCPFPTKNNTMGAGTIGIYEVTFEGSNKKTTLYFNIYEKGKILCPKGFSIKKSLAEAK from the coding sequence ATGAAATACCTATTGGCTATCGTTTCGGCCTTTCTTTTAGTTAGTTGTGTGAGTACTAACTCCACTTTAAAAAACGTAGACAATACTGCGCTTCGCCCAATGGTAAAAGACAAAGCCTACATAATTACTGAATATGCCACCGACTCAAAATATGCATACGATCAAGATTATCCAATCAACATTGGAAACATTAGAGAAAATCAAGAAGATATTAATATTGCCTATTATTTTAATGGTATAGAAGGTTCTAATGGCGAAAAAATTAGTTTTAAAAAAGTAGACACCTGTTGTCCATTCCCTACAAAAAACAACACAATGGGCGCTGGAACTATTGGAATTTATGAAGTAACTTTTGAAGGCAGCAACAAAAAAACAACCCTTTATTTCAACATTTATGAGAAAGGTAAAATTTTATGCCCAAAAGGATTTTCTATAAAAAAATCGCTTGCAGAAGCTAAATAA
- a CDS encoding heavy-metal-associated domain-containing protein: MNTTINIQNLKCGGCANTITKNLAQLEAITEVTVNVEESSVSFAYPTEERLMEVKEKLKTLGYPEDGEANNLGSKAKSYVSCAIGKMS; the protein is encoded by the coding sequence ATGAATACTACAATAAACATACAAAATTTAAAATGTGGCGGTTGTGCTAACACTATCACAAAGAATTTAGCTCAACTAGAAGCTATTACTGAAGTAACAGTAAATGTTGAAGAAAGTTCGGTTTCTTTTGCTTATCCTACAGAGGAAAGGCTTATGGAAGTAAAAGAGAAATTAAAAACACTAGGATATCCTGAGGATGGCGAAGCAAATAATTTAGGTTCAAAAGCTAAATCGTATGTGAGCTGTGCCATTGGAAAAATGAGTTAG
- a CDS encoding TolC family protein: MQQLYKIVFLFIIGFSAQAQELLSLEYAVKIALENNYDIKIADNNSKIDATNNNLANAGMLPSLNANFTNNNSQLDTKQTQGDGTVRELDGAKNMNLTYGVGLDWTIFDGLSMFARKEQLNVLEEQGKAELQTAILTRISDVYTTYFDLVQQQQVLASIDTAIVISNQRVTTAQNRFSIGKASKLEVLNAQVDLNSDLSLQLRQQELIKISKIRLNELLVRDTQTDFKVAKEISLEQNLDFNELKATAEKQNPQLQAQILTKKVADLNLKQVRGNRYPTVRITSGYNFTRSEASLGFITQSSGQGFVYGVTATIPIFNGFLQNKNEKVAKYQVENAGLLLEQQKLSLNSQLASLFNSYQTNLELVKMEEKNLEIAKQNLDITLAKFKIGTITTIEFRTAQQNFVEAAVRYSNAQYVTKLSEINLKELAGTLQLN, encoded by the coding sequence ATGCAACAGTTATATAAAATAGTATTCCTTTTCATCATTGGATTTTCAGCGCAAGCACAAGAATTACTTTCGCTTGAATATGCTGTAAAAATTGCTTTGGAAAACAATTACGATATTAAAATTGCGGATAATAATTCCAAAATTGATGCCACCAATAACAATTTAGCAAATGCTGGAATGTTGCCATCGTTGAATGCAAATTTCACCAACAATAACAGTCAGTTAGATACCAAACAAACACAAGGCGATGGAACCGTTCGTGAATTAGACGGAGCCAAAAACATGAACTTAACCTATGGCGTGGGTTTAGACTGGACTATTTTTGATGGGTTGAGTATGTTTGCCCGAAAAGAACAATTAAACGTTTTAGAAGAACAAGGAAAAGCCGAATTACAAACTGCAATTTTAACCCGAATTAGCGATGTGTATACCACCTATTTCGATTTGGTGCAACAACAACAAGTTTTAGCTTCGATTGATACGGCGATTGTGATTTCAAACCAACGAGTAACTACTGCTCAAAATCGTTTTAGTATTGGAAAAGCTTCTAAATTAGAAGTATTGAATGCCCAAGTAGATTTGAATAGCGATTTGAGTTTACAATTAAGACAACAAGAACTTATCAAAATCAGTAAAATTAGATTGAACGAATTATTAGTGCGCGATACACAAACCGATTTTAAAGTAGCAAAAGAAATTTCATTGGAACAAAATTTAGATTTCAACGAATTGAAAGCAACCGCCGAAAAACAAAATCCACAATTGCAAGCGCAAATCCTGACTAAAAAAGTAGCCGATTTGAATTTGAAACAAGTCAGAGGCAATCGTTATCCAACGGTTAGAATTACTTCGGGTTACAATTTCACGCGTTCAGAAGCTTCTTTGGGATTCATCACGCAATCTTCTGGGCAAGGTTTTGTTTATGGAGTAACAGCTACCATACCCATTTTTAATGGCTTTCTTCAAAACAAAAACGAAAAAGTAGCGAAATATCAAGTGGAAAATGCAGGTTTACTTTTAGAACAGCAAAAACTATCGCTAAACTCACAATTAGCTTCCTTGTTTAACAGTTATCAAACCAATTTAGAGTTGGTAAAAATGGAAGAAAAAAACCTAGAAATCGCCAAACAAAACTTAGATATCACCTTAGCTAAATTCAAAATTGGAACCATAACCACTATCGAATTCAGAACCGCACAACAAAATTTTGTAGAAGCTGCCGTTCGGTATTCAAATGCACAATATGTAACCAAACTTTCCGAAATTAACCTAAAAGAATTAGCAGGCACTTTACAATTAAATTAA
- a CDS encoding bestrophin family protein: protein MVQYNPKDWITFIFRFHESDTFRQLIPMMIFIGFYAGGIAYLELEYWNLSESSYVKNLTVMHTTVGFVLSLLLAYRTNTAYDRWWEGRKQWGALVNNSRNLALKFSAYLSDENDRIFFRKVIPAYASVLSKHLLNEEVSKMLFDGLDLEMDHHKHRPNQVAKMLFQKANDLYKSGKITGDQFFIINSELQSFTDICGACERIKNTPIPYSYSSFIKKFIFFFVMTLPFGFVFSLGYYVIPVVIFIFYVLASLELIAEEIEDPFGNDANDLPMTKIASNIKKHVEEIL, encoded by the coding sequence ATGGTTCAATACAACCCAAAAGACTGGATTACATTCATCTTCCGTTTTCACGAATCAGACACCTTTCGTCAGTTGATTCCGATGATGATTTTCATTGGATTTTATGCAGGAGGCATCGCCTATTTAGAGTTAGAATATTGGAATCTTTCCGAAAGTAGTTATGTTAAAAACCTAACCGTAATGCATACAACAGTTGGTTTCGTATTGTCGTTATTATTAGCTTACAGAACCAATACCGCTTACGACCGTTGGTGGGAAGGTAGAAAACAATGGGGCGCCTTAGTAAATAATAGTCGAAACCTCGCTTTGAAATTTTCAGCCTATTTATCTGATGAAAATGATAGAATTTTTTTTAGAAAAGTAATTCCTGCTTATGCTTCAGTACTTTCTAAACATTTATTAAATGAAGAAGTAAGCAAAATGTTGTTTGATGGCTTAGATTTAGAAATGGATCATCACAAACACAGACCAAATCAAGTAGCAAAAATGTTGTTTCAAAAAGCGAATGATTTGTATAAATCTGGAAAAATTACAGGTGACCAATTTTTTATCATCAATTCAGAATTACAATCATTTACCGATATTTGTGGTGCTTGCGAGCGTATTAAAAACACGCCTATTCCCTACTCGTATAGTTCGTTTATCAAAAAATTCATCTTCTTTTTTGTGATGACCTTACCATTCGGATTTGTATTTAGTTTGGGCTACTATGTAATTCCTGTGGTGATTTTCATCTTTTATGTGTTAGCGAGTTTAGAATTAATTGCCGAAGAAATCGAAGACCCATTTGGCAACGACGCGAACGATTTACCGATGACAAAAATTGCTTCTAATATTAAAAAGCATGTGGAAGAGATTTTGTGA
- a CDS encoding acetyl-CoA C-acyltransferase: protein MNKKVVIVSAVRTPIGSFMGALSSVPATKLGAAAIKGALNKINLDPKLVDEVLMGNVVQAGNGQAPARQAALYAGLSESVACTTINKVCASGMKAVMQGAQAIIAGDAEIVVAGGMENMSLIPHYVHLRNGVKFGPTSLVDGMQKDGLTDAYDNNAMGVSADLCAATYNITREAQDNFAIQSYERSAAAWEAGKFDAEIVTVEVPQRRGDAIIVSKDEEFTNVKLDKIPSLAAVFTKEGTVTAANASTINDGAAAMVLMSEEKAQSLGLTPLAYIKSYADAAQEPKWFTTAPAKALPKALDKAGLTVADVDFFEFNEAFAVVGLANAQILGLDNNKINVNGGAVSLGHPLGCSGARIIVTLINVLQQNNAKIGAAAICNGGGGASAIVIEKA, encoded by the coding sequence ATGAACAAAAAAGTAGTTATCGTTTCTGCCGTAAGAACTCCAATTGGAAGTTTCATGGGAGCTTTATCTAGTGTACCTGCAACTAAGTTAGGTGCTGCTGCCATCAAAGGCGCTTTAAATAAAATCAATTTAGACCCTAAATTAGTTGACGAAGTATTAATGGGTAATGTAGTTCAAGCTGGAAACGGCCAAGCTCCTGCTAGACAAGCCGCTTTATATGCTGGTTTATCTGAAAGTGTTGCTTGTACTACCATAAATAAAGTTTGTGCTAGTGGTATGAAAGCTGTGATGCAAGGAGCTCAAGCAATTATCGCTGGAGATGCTGAAATCGTAGTAGCGGGTGGTATGGAAAACATGAGTTTAATTCCGCATTATGTTCATTTAAGAAATGGCGTAAAATTCGGTCCAACTTCTTTAGTAGACGGAATGCAAAAGGACGGCTTAACAGATGCATACGACAATAACGCTATGGGTGTTTCTGCTGACTTATGTGCTGCTACATACAATATCACAAGAGAAGCGCAAGATAACTTCGCAATTCAATCGTATGAGCGTTCTGCGGCTGCGTGGGAAGCTGGCAAGTTTGATGCAGAAATTGTTACTGTTGAAGTTCCTCAAAGAAGAGGTGACGCTATCATAGTTTCTAAAGACGAAGAATTCACTAATGTAAAATTAGATAAAATCCCATCTTTAGCAGCTGTATTTACTAAAGAAGGGACTGTAACTGCTGCAAATGCATCTACTATTAATGACGGGGCTGCTGCAATGGTTTTAATGAGTGAAGAAAAAGCACAATCTCTAGGATTAACTCCTTTAGCTTACATAAAATCATACGCTGATGCAGCTCAAGAACCAAAATGGTTTACAACAGCGCCTGCAAAAGCCTTACCAAAAGCATTAGACAAAGCTGGTTTAACCGTTGCTGATGTTGATTTCTTTGAATTCAATGAAGCTTTTGCTGTGGTTGGATTAGCTAATGCGCAAATCTTAGGATTAGACAATAATAAAATCAATGTAAACGGTGGTGCAGTTTCTTTAGGTCATCCTCTAGGATGCTCTGGTGCAAGAATTATCGTAACATTAATTAATGTATTACAACAAAACAATGCTAAAATTGGTGCTGCCGCAATTTGTAATGGCGGTGGTGGTGCTTCGGCAATTGTAATTGAAAAAGCATAA
- a CDS encoding YeeE/YedE family protein has product MEYIYGTWHWTISGFLIGFTMLLLTYFGKSFGMSSNLRTMCTMVGAGKFSDFFKFDWREQKWSLTIVLGAFVGGFIAFYFLSNGSGVNINPDTISQLQTLGIDAPNGKLMPDAIFSVETLQSPKGFAILLIGGLLIGFGTRYAGGCTSGHAISGLSNFQLPSLVAVIGFFIGGLLMAHYLLPLIIKTL; this is encoded by the coding sequence ATGGAATATATTTATGGTACTTGGCATTGGACAATTTCTGGTTTTTTAATCGGATTTACGATGTTATTGTTGACCTACTTTGGAAAATCGTTTGGGATGTCGTCTAATTTGCGCACAATGTGTACTATGGTGGGCGCTGGGAAGTTTAGTGATTTCTTTAAGTTTGATTGGCGTGAACAAAAATGGAGTTTAACCATTGTTTTAGGTGCTTTTGTTGGCGGATTTATTGCCTTCTATTTTCTTTCTAATGGAAGTGGCGTGAATATCAATCCAGATACAATTTCGCAATTACAAACATTAGGGATTGATGCTCCCAATGGTAAATTAATGCCTGATGCTATTTTTAGTGTGGAAACGCTTCAATCTCCAAAAGGATTCGCCATTTTATTGATTGGGGGATTATTAATTGGTTTTGGAACGCGCTATGCAGGGGGCTGTACTTCTGGTCATGCTATTTCTGGATTAAGTAACTTTCAATTGCCTTCTTTGGTAGCCGTCATCGGATTTTTTATTGGAGGCTTGCTTATGGCACATTATCTTTTACCATTAATTATTAAAACACTATAA
- the kdsA gene encoding 3-deoxy-8-phosphooctulonate synthase, whose amino-acid sequence MNLKNIPQIKHTESGNFFLLAGPCAIEGEEMAMRIAEKLVSITDTLQIPFVFKGSFKKANRSRIDSFSGIGDEKALKILQKVSKEFGVPTVTDIHTNEDAPMAAAYVDVLQIPAFLVRQTDLVVAAANTGKTVNLKKGQFMSPESMKHAVQKVLDCQNENVMVTDRGTMFGYQDMIVDFRGIPSMQQQATTVLDVTHSLQQPNQMTGVTGGRPDMIETIAKAGIAVGVDGIFIETHFDPANAKSDGANMLHLDYFENLMTKLVAIRQTINQF is encoded by the coding sequence ATGAATTTAAAAAACATTCCACAAATTAAACATACTGAAAGTGGTAACTTTTTTTTGCTTGCAGGTCCTTGCGCTATTGAAGGCGAAGAGATGGCAATGCGCATTGCAGAAAAACTAGTTTCAATTACAGACACATTACAAATTCCATTTGTATTCAAAGGTTCTTTCAAAAAAGCAAATCGTTCTCGAATTGACAGTTTTTCTGGAATAGGTGATGAAAAAGCGCTTAAAATTCTTCAAAAAGTTTCTAAAGAATTTGGTGTACCAACGGTTACTGATATTCATACCAATGAAGATGCACCAATGGCAGCAGCTTATGTAGATGTTTTACAAATTCCAGCCTTTTTAGTACGTCAAACCGATTTAGTAGTGGCAGCGGCTAATACAGGTAAAACCGTAAATTTAAAAAAAGGACAATTTATGAGTCCTGAAAGCATGAAACATGCAGTACAAAAAGTATTGGATTGTCAAAATGAAAATGTCATGGTTACCGATAGAGGTACGATGTTTGGCTACCAAGATATGATTGTAGATTTTAGAGGGATTCCTTCGATGCAACAACAAGCTACTACCGTATTAGATGTAACCCATTCTTTGCAACAACCTAACCAAATGACGGGAGTTACTGGCGGTCGTCCTGATATGATAGAAACGATTGCAAAAGCAGGAATTGCGGTTGGTGTTGACGGAATTTTTATTGAAACTCATTTTGATCCAGCAAATGCTAAAAGTGATGGAGCTAATATGTTACACTTAGATTATTTTGAAAATTTAATGACTAAACTGGTAGCCATCAGACAAACAATCAATCAATTTTAA
- a CDS encoding DUF4199 domain-containing protein, whose translation MKKFKIEFKWAVIMSIIFLAWMTLEKQLGFHDEKIKWQIAFTMLIILPNFILYYLALSDKKKNYYNGVMNWRQGFISGVVLSFIVVFFSPITQFITHEFISPNYFDKLIAYSVESKKLTLEDAQNYFNLTAYIWQSISGGLSFGVVIGAIIAYILKPKEQVSTNKSK comes from the coding sequence ATGAAAAAGTTTAAAATAGAATTCAAATGGGCTGTAATTATGTCTATTATATTTTTGGCTTGGATGACATTAGAAAAGCAATTGGGTTTTCATGACGAAAAAATCAAATGGCAAATAGCCTTTACGATGCTGATTATCTTACCCAATTTTATATTGTATTATTTAGCATTAAGCGATAAGAAGAAAAACTACTACAACGGCGTGATGAATTGGAGACAAGGCTTTATATCGGGTGTGGTACTTTCATTCATTGTTGTATTCTTTAGTCCGATTACACAATTCATTACGCATGAATTCATTTCACCCAATTACTTCGATAAATTAATTGCGTATTCTGTAGAAAGTAAAAAATTAACGTTAGAAGACGCTCAAAATTATTTTAATTTAACCGCTTACATTTGGCAAAGCATTTCAGGAGGATTATCATTTGGTGTGGTAATTGGCGCGATTATTGCTTACATTTTAAAACCTAAAGAACAAGTATCAACCAATAAATCAAAATAA
- a CDS encoding efflux RND transporter permease subunit, whose product MSLSTISIKRPVFTIVINLLIILFGILGYSYLGVREFPSIDPAVINVRTNYTGANAEIIESQITEPLEKAINSIDGIRNITSSSNQGSSNITVEFKLEKNLEEAANDVRDKVSQAVRSLPQDIDAPPVVAKADADSDAIISMTVQSQSRNALELSDYAENVISERMQTIPGVSSVQIWGQKRYSMRIWMDPIKLNAYEITVADVRNALDKQNVELPSGKLTGANTELMVKTLGNLSTEKEFNDIIIVADANKTVRLSDIGYAVLASENLETKFTESGNPMVAVAIIPQPGTNYLEIAEQFYAEVEKLKKDLPSDIKLDIALDNTLFIKKSVIEVAETIAISIVLVIIIIFLFFRDWSIAFRPLIDIPVSLIATFFIMYLCGFSINVLTLLAIVLATGLVVDDGIVVTENIFKKVEEGMSPIEAAIKGSNEIFFAVISISVTLAAVFLPIIFLEGFVGRLFREFGVVIGAAVLISAFVSLTLTPMLNAYLMKGGEQKKTKFYEFTEPFFVNLNKGYANSLTNFLKRRWLSFPIIGVCIGLIVLFFAILPKETAPYDDRSLGVVSVTTPEGATFEYTDKFMDELSKLINDSIPEKKVALVITSPGFMSSSVNAGRVRLALVDPSEREKSQKEVVDDLNKWAKKYPQAKVNVSEQPTISVNRRGGLPIQYIIQAPNFEKLREKIPQFMEEASKNETFSNVDVNLKFNKPEINVTINREKAESLGISVLDVAQTLQLSLSGQRFGYFTQNGKQYQVIGQFDEKDRDAPLDLTSMFVKNKAGELIQLDNIVEVEEQSNPPQLFHNNRYMSATVSAGLAPGKSMIDGINAMDEIKEKVLDDTFTTDLGGESRDFVESSSNTSFAFGLALLLIYLILAAQFESFIDPFIIILTVPMAVAGALFSLWLFGQTWNIFSQIGTVMLIGLVTKNGILIVEFANQLREQGKSKYDAILEASEARLRPILMTSLAIALGALPIALSLGAASASRMGMGVVIVGGTMFSLILTLFVIPAIYLMWSRAKKHRPEFDNLDALEK is encoded by the coding sequence ATGAGTTTATCTACTATAAGTATAAAAAGACCCGTATTTACCATTGTAATCAATTTATTAATTATACTTTTTGGTATTTTAGGCTATAGTTATTTAGGTGTTCGTGAATTCCCATCGATTGACCCAGCTGTTATCAATGTGCGAACCAATTATACAGGCGCTAATGCCGAAATTATAGAATCACAAATCACCGAACCACTTGAAAAAGCCATTAACTCTATTGATGGAATTCGAAATATTACCTCTTCAAGTAACCAAGGTTCGAGTAATATTACGGTCGAATTCAAATTAGAAAAAAATTTAGAAGAAGCTGCCAACGATGTGCGTGACAAAGTTTCACAAGCCGTTAGAAGCTTACCACAAGATATCGATGCACCACCCGTTGTAGCAAAAGCAGATGCCGATTCAGATGCTATTATTTCGATGACCGTTCAGAGTCAATCTAGAAATGCTTTAGAATTAAGTGATTATGCTGAAAACGTAATTTCCGAGCGAATGCAAACGATTCCAGGCGTGAGTAGTGTGCAAATTTGGGGACAAAAACGTTATTCGATGCGAATTTGGATGGATCCCATCAAATTAAATGCTTACGAAATCACGGTGGCTGATGTTCGAAATGCTTTGGACAAACAAAACGTGGAATTGCCTTCGGGAAAATTGACAGGTGCCAATACCGAATTAATGGTAAAAACCCTTGGGAATTTATCTACTGAAAAAGAATTTAATGATATTATCATAGTAGCTGATGCGAATAAAACCGTTCGATTAAGTGATATTGGTTATGCCGTTTTAGCTTCTGAAAATTTAGAAACTAAGTTTACCGAATCAGGAAATCCAATGGTGGCGGTGGCAATTATTCCACAACCTGGAACCAATTATTTAGAAATTGCGGAACAGTTTTATGCCGAAGTGGAAAAATTAAAGAAAGATTTACCAAGTGACATCAAATTAGATATTGCACTAGACAATACTCTTTTTATCAAAAAATCAGTAATTGAAGTAGCGGAAACCATAGCCATTTCAATTGTTTTAGTAATTATTATTATCTTTTTATTCTTTAGAGATTGGTCAATTGCATTTAGACCATTAATTGATATTCCGGTTTCGTTGATTGCTACGTTTTTTATCATGTATTTGTGTGGCTTTTCCATCAATGTATTAACACTTTTAGCCATTGTTTTAGCCACAGGATTAGTAGTAGATGACGGAATTGTAGTAACAGAAAATATCTTCAAAAAAGTAGAAGAAGGTATGTCGCCAATTGAAGCGGCTATTAAAGGTTCCAACGAAATTTTCTTTGCAGTAATTTCTATTTCGGTAACCTTAGCTGCAGTATTCTTACCGATTATTTTCTTAGAAGGTTTTGTAGGACGATTGTTCCGAGAGTTTGGTGTTGTCATTGGTGCTGCTGTATTGATTTCCGCCTTCGTATCGTTGACCTTAACACCTATGTTGAATGCGTATTTAATGAAAGGTGGCGAACAAAAGAAAACCAAATTCTATGAATTTACTGAGCCATTTTTTGTGAATCTGAATAAAGGATATGCGAATTCATTAACTAATTTCTTAAAAAGAAGATGGTTGAGTTTTCCAATTATCGGAGTTTGTATTGGATTAATTGTGTTATTCTTTGCTATTCTTCCAAAAGAAACTGCTCCTTATGATGACCGTAGTTTAGGAGTTGTGAGTGTTACAACTCCCGAAGGTGCTACTTTTGAATACACCGACAAATTCATGGATGAGTTATCAAAATTGATTAATGATTCCATTCCTGAAAAGAAAGTGGCATTAGTAATTACTTCACCAGGTTTTATGTCTTCATCAGTAAATGCTGGAAGGGTTCGTTTGGCATTGGTGGACCCAAGTGAAAGAGAAAAGTCGCAAAAAGAAGTGGTAGATGATTTGAACAAATGGGCGAAAAAATATCCGCAAGCGAAAGTAAATGTTTCCGAGCAACCAACTATTTCGGTGAACAGACGTGGTGGTTTACCCATTCAATATATCATTCAAGCGCCTAATTTTGAAAAATTAAGAGAAAAGATTCCGCAATTCATGGAAGAAGCGAGTAAAAATGAAACTTTCTCGAATGTAGATGTGAATTTGAAATTCAATAAACCAGAAATCAACGTAACGATTAATCGTGAAAAAGCAGAAAGTTTAGGGATTTCAGTTTTAGATGTGGCGCAAACTTTACAATTATCGTTAAGCGGACAACGTTTTGGTTATTTCACGCAAAATGGAAAACAATACCAAGTCATTGGACAATTTGATGAAAAAGATAGAGATGCTCCTTTGGATTTGACTTCAATGTTCGTGAAAAACAAAGCGGGTGAATTAATTCAATTAGACAACATAGTTGAGGTAGAAGAACAAAGTAATCCACCACAATTATTTCATAACAATCGCTACATGTCGGCAACGGTTTCTGCTGGTTTAGCACCCGGAAAAAGTATGATTGACGGTATCAACGCTATGGACGAAATCAAAGAAAAAGTATTAGACGATACCTTTACAACTGATTTAGGTGGAGAATCGCGTGACTTCGTAGAAAGTAGTTCAAATACTTCTTTCGCCTTTGGCTTAGCTTTGTTATTAATCTATTTGATTTTAGCGGCTCAGTTTGAAAGTTTTATTGATCCATTTATCATCATTTTAACCGTACCAATGGCAGTAGCTGGAGCGCTATTTTCGCTTTGGTTGTTTGGGCAAACATGGAATATTTTTAGTCAAATTGGAACCGTGATGTTAATTGGACTCGTTACCAAAAACGGAATTCTGATTGTCGAATTTGCGAACCAACTTCGAGAACAAGGAAAATCGAAATACGATGCCATTTTAGAGGCTTCAGAAGCGCGTTTACGACCAATTTTAATGACCAGTTTAGCCATCGCTTTAGGAGCTTTACCAATAGCTTTATCACTTGGAGCAGCTTCAGCAAGTAGAATGGGAATGGGAGTTGTAATTGTGGGCGGAACGATGTTTTCATTAATCTTAACTTTATTTGTAATACCAGCCATTTATTTAATGTGGTCAAGAGCTAAAAAACACCGACCAGAATTTGATAATTTAGACGCTTTAGAGAAATAA
- a CDS encoding NlpC/P60 family protein gives MFGICNLAIVPIRAEASDKSEQVSQLLFGEHFKIIEMTAKWAQVELAYDGYNGWIDTKQFQTITEQQYTILNNTPIVLNADFVEYITAPTNQLTSITLGASLSFLDNEEININKYSFEGIKVCGEKPKSEIVKTAFLYLNAPYLWGGKTPFGIDCSGFTQMVYKLNGYKLLRDASQQASQGEALSFIEESEPGDLAFFDNEEGNIIHVGIMMENNYIIHASGQVRIDRLDHLGIYNADTNRHTHKLRVIKKII, from the coding sequence ATGTTTGGAATTTGTAATTTAGCCATAGTACCCATAAGAGCAGAAGCCAGTGATAAAAGCGAACAAGTTTCGCAATTACTCTTTGGTGAACACTTTAAAATAATTGAAATGACTGCCAAATGGGCGCAAGTAGAATTGGCTTATGATGGCTACAACGGTTGGATTGACACAAAACAATTTCAAACAATTACTGAACAACAGTATACCATTTTAAACAATACTCCTATTGTTTTAAATGCTGACTTTGTAGAATATATTACTGCTCCAACCAATCAATTAACCTCAATAACTCTAGGCGCTTCGTTATCCTTTTTAGATAATGAGGAAATCAACATTAATAAATATTCTTTTGAAGGAATTAAAGTGTGTGGAGAAAAGCCAAAATCTGAAATTGTTAAAACCGCATTTTTGTATTTGAATGCACCCTATTTATGGGGAGGAAAAACACCTTTTGGAATTGACTGCTCTGGTTTTACTCAAATGGTTTACAAACTAAATGGATATAAACTATTACGCGATGCTTCACAGCAAGCAAGTCAAGGAGAAGCACTAAGTTTTATTGAAGAAAGTGAACCAGGTGATTTAGCATTTTTTGATAACGAGGAAGGCAACATTATTCACGTTGGAATTATGATGGAAAATAACTACATCATTCATGCTTCTGGTCAAGTAAGAATAGATCGTTTAGACCATTTAGGAATATACAATGCAGATACCAATCGACATACTCACAAATTAAGAGTTATTAAAAAGATTATTTAA